The Bosea beijingensis genome contains the following window.
GCGTGCCGGCCTCGTCCTTCTCGGCGCTCGGCGCCGGCAGCAATGTGATCTGGGTCGATCCCGAGCAGGACGTCGTCGCCGTGCTGCGCTGGATCAACGGCGCCCAGACCGATGGCTTCATCGACCGGCTGGTGGCGGCGCGGGGCTGAGGCTCCGCTTGCAAAGCCGGCGATCGCCCCCATGTCTCACCGCTGCATCAGCGGGCAGGCGATCGTCGTCACCACCCATTCGGGGTTTGACAGAGCGGGCGCGCTGAACCACTTTCGCGCGCAAATCCGAACCGCAGCGGTCTTGCGGGTCGCGGGACCGCCCTTCAGGGCCGGCTCCGCGCTCTGATCAAGGCTGTCATCGAGACACGAAAACCATGAAGCTCCTCGTCGTCGAGTCGCCGGCCAAGGCCAAGACGATCAACAAATACCTGGGCTCCGACTACGAGGTGATCGCCTCGTTCGGGCATATCCGCGACCTGCCGGCCAAGGACGGCTCGGTCGAGCCCGACAACGACTTCTCCATGAAATGGGAGATCGAGGGCCGCGGCGCCAAGCAGGTTGCCGAGATCGCGCGCGCCGTTAAGGGCGCCGAGAAGCTGATCCTCGCAACCGACCCGGATCGCGAGGGCGAGGCGATCTCCTGGCATGTGCTGGAAGCGCTGAACCAGAAGAAGGTGCTCAAGGGCATCCCCGTCGAACGCGTCACCTTCAACGCCGTCACCAAGGACGCCGTGCAGAAGGCTCTGGCCAATCCGCGCGCGATCGACCAGGCGCTGGTCGATGCCTATCTGGCGCGCCGGGCGCTCGACTATCTCGTCGGCTTCACGCTCTCGCCGGTGCTGTGGCGGAAGCTCCCGGGCGCCCGCTCGGCCGGCCGCGTGCAGTCGGTGGCGCTGCGGCTCGTCTGCGACCGCGAGCGCGAGATCGAGGCCTTCCGGGCCCGCGAATACTGGTCGCTGGTGGCGACGCTCGCGACCACGTCCGGCCAGACCTTCGAGGCCCGGCTCGTCGGCGCCGACGGCAAGAAGATCGCCCGGCTCGATATCGGCAACGAGGAAGAGGCCAAGGCCTTCAAGGCGGCGCTGGAAACCGCGCTCTTCACCGTTAGCGAGGTCGAGGCCAAGCCGGTCAAGCGCCATCCGCAGCCGCCCTTCCAGACCTCGACGCTGCAGCAGGAGGCCTCGCGCAAGCTCGGCCTCGCCCCGGCGCGGACGATGCAGCTCGCCCAGCGCCTCTATGAAGGCGTCGATATCGGCGGCGAGACCGTCGGCCTCATCACCTATATGCGTACCGACGGCGTCGACATGGACGGCTCGGCGATTGCTGCGGCACGCCGCGTTATCGGCAAGGAATTCGGCGAGAAATACGTGCCGAACGCGCCGCGCAAATACACGGTCAAGGCCAAGAACGCGCAGGAGGCCCACGAGGCCATCCGCCCGACCGATCTCGGCCGCCTGCCGGCCATGGTCGCGCGCCAGCTCGAACCCGAGCAGGCCAAGCTCTACGAACTGATCTGGAAGCGCACCATCGCGAGCCAGATGGAATCGGCCGAGATGGAGCGCACCACGGTCGATATCTCCGCCAAGGTCGGCGCCCGCAATCTCGACCTGCGCGCCTCCGGCCAGGTCGTGCTCTTCGACGGCTTCCTGACGCTCTATCAGGAAAGCCGCGACGACGAGGAGGACGAGGATTCCAAGAAGCTGCCGGCGATGAAGGCCGGCGACAAGCTGGAGAAGCGCGCGATCGCCGCCGACCAGCATTTCACCGAGCCGCCGCCACGCTTCTCGGAAGCGAGCCTGGTCAAGCGCATGGAAGAGCTCGGCATCGGCCGGCCGTCGACCTATGCCGCGACGCTCTCGACGCTGCGCGACCGCGAGTATGTCCGCATCGAGAAGAAGCGCCTCGTGCCCGAGGACAAGGGTATGCTGGTCACGGCGTTCCTGGAGAGCTTCTTCAAGCGCTATGTCGAGTTCGACTTCACGGCCAACCTGGAAGAGAATCTCGACCGCGTCTCCAATGCCGAGATCGACTGGAAGGCGCTGCTGCGCGCGTTCTGGGACGAGTTCCAGGCCTCGATCGGCGAGACCAAGGATCTGCGCGTAGGCGACGTGCTGGAGGCGCTGAACGGCATCCTCGGCGACTATATCTTTCCGAAAAAGGCCGACGGCTCCGATCCTCGGGTGTGCCCCACCTGCGGCAACGGCCAGCTCTCGCTGAAGCTCGGCAAGTTCGGCGCCTTCGTCGGCTGCTCGAACTATCCGGAATGCCGCTATACGCGCCCCCTCTCCGTGCCCGCCGCCGATGGCGAGGCGTCTGCCGAGGGCGGCCAGGGCGCGCCGGGCGTGCGCATCCTCGGCACCGACCCCGTGACCAATCTCGAAGTCACGCTGCGCGACGGCCGCTTCGGCCCCTATATCCAGCTCGGCGAGGGCGAGAAGCCCAAGCGCTCGAGCCTGCCCAAGGGCATGAGCCCGGCGAGCGTGACGCTGGAGAAGGCGCTCGCCCTGCTCTCGCTGCCGCGCGAAGTCGCCCGGCATCCCGAGAGCGGCGAACCGATCCTCGTCGGCATCGGGCGCTTCGGGCCTTACGTCCAGCACGGCAAGGTCTACGCCAATATCGACAAGGACGACGATGTGCTCGAACTCGGCGCCAACCGCGCCATCGACCTGATCGTCGCCAAGGAAAGCGGCGGCGGGCGTGGCCGGGCTGCGGCGACGCCGGGCCGGGCGCTCGGCGACCATCCCGCCGGAGGCGCCCTGGAGGTCAAGGCCGGCAAATACGGACCTTACGTCGCCTGGGGCAAGATCTTCGCGACCCTGCCCAAGACGATGACGGCCGAGAGCATCACGCTGGAACAGGCGATCGAGCTGGCGAACGCCAAGGCCGAGGCCAAGGGCGGCAAGGGCAAGCCGAAGGCCGCTGCAGGTGCAGCCAAGGCCAAGGCGCCCGCCAAGAAGGCTGCGGCAAAGAAGACCCCTGCGAAGAAGGCGGCCGAGGCAGAGCCGGCCGCGAAAAAGGCACCGAAGGCCGCGCGCGGCTAACGGGCTTTAGATGCCTGGGACGGCCTGAATGCGGCTCGCGAGTTGGCTCCTGATCGGAGGCGGAGCAGTGCTCTGCCTTCTCGCTTTCGCGGGCTGGGTCGGGCTCAACCTCTTCGCCTGCGGCCTAGCCTCGGGCGGCTGCAGCCTCTCCCGGTTCTACTTTCGCTGGGAGGATACGGAAGCCCTCATGGTCTTCGTCCCGCCCTTCGTGCTGGGCTGCGTCCTGACCGCGACCGGCCTGATCCTGCGGATCAGCGGCCGTTCACGCCGGTCCTAGTGGCGCTCAGAGGCTCGCGACTACCCTGATCCGCTTCACCTCGCCGCGCAGGAAAGCCTGCAGGAAGCGGTCATAATCCTTGAACGAGATGCAGCCGTTCGAGTCGCCACGCGGCCCGAGCAGGTAGGTATGCGCCAGCAAACCGGTGCGGCCATGGATCGCGCCGCTGCCGCCGACAGGGTTGAGCCGGACCGCCCGCACGCCGTGGAACAGCGCCTCGCGCTCGGTCAGCGTGTAGGTATGCGGCGGGGTGACGCCCTTCATCCGGACATGGGCGTAGCGGACATCGTCCATCATCTCGCCGAAGCCGGAATGCGCCTCCAGCCGCTCGCCGTTCGGCATGTAGACCATCTTGGCGGCGATATCGTAGATCGCCGTGCCGGCCTCGGCGGTGCGCGGCGGCGTGCCGGTCGAGGGGCTGAGGCGGGTGATGCGGCCGCGGTCGATAATGTCGTCCTGCGGCGCGGCATAGGCGAGCGCGGGACCAGCCGGCTCCGCCTGCTTCTGCACGCCGAAGAGCTTCTCGAAGAAATTGCGGTTGTCCTCGGGCGTCGGCGCGGCGGCTGCGGTGCGGTTGCGGCGCGAGGTACCCGGCTGAGCGACGCGCGGCTGAGCTTGCTGCGGCTGAAGCTGCTGGGGTTCACCCTTCGGCAACAGGTCGAGCGGACGCGGCACCGGCATGGGCGCAGCCTTCTCCGCCAGCGTGACGGGTGGCTGCGGCGGCAACGGCAGGGCTGGCTCGGCGGAAGCGACAGCGGCGAGGGAGGACTGTGACGGAGCAGCGGGCTGGAAGGCTGCACGCGCAGGAGCACCCTGAACGAAGGAAGCGCCCTTGCCGGCCGACAAGGCCGGATCGAGCAGACCGCTATAGGCCGGCGCCTGCTGCTGGGCGACGCGGGCATTCGACGCCTTCCGGGCTGTTGCGGACTGGGGATTGCCGGCATCGGGGGACGGAGCCACCTGCCCCAGCATCCAGAAGCCGGACATCGCGCCGCCGCCGAGGGCGAGCGCGAGCAGGAAGCCCTTCAGAAGGGGTCGGCGGCGGCGGCGCGACCGTACATAAGGTGCGCCACCTTCCCGGACATAGGTCGCATAGGTCATCCGCCGCACTCTCGATACGCTTACGCCACGCCCGGCGGCCGCAGGCACAGCGCCGCCGCACGCACCCCGACAAGCGGAGGCGCGGTGCATGTCGCGAGGTGACAGAGCATGCCGGGAGAACCCAAAATTCGTTCCGTGTCGATAAGGCGCCGCCTTGGTTAATCGCCGGTGAACCGTATCGATAAATTTTCGTGGTTCGCGCGCGGCGGAGCGGACTTCGGCGCGGGGATGCATGACCATCGAAAGACGGCACGATCGAGTCCGGACGGAGGAGGAAGAAAGACGAGGATTTTTCGCAGGCTGCCCCGATTGGCCCATCTTTCCCGGCCAGGCTGCAATACCAGCCCATTTTTCCCAAACCGGCCCTCGAATCGGATATGTCGCAAGCATCGCAACCGCATGAGTTGCCGCCGCCGGAACCCGAGGCTTTCCCGGCGGCTGCGCCGGAGGCCGGGATCGCCGTGAGCCAGCCAGCCGAGCCGAAGACAAGCTCCGTCGCCGCGCTGGGCGCGATCGTCAGCGGGGCGCTGATCCTGCAGATCGCCTCGACCATCGTGAACACGGTGGTGCCGCTGAAGATGGCGCTGGAGCAGAAGGCGCCGCTGCTGATCGGCCTCGTCGGCTCGGCCTATTCCGTCGGCTTCCTCGCCGGCTGCTTCCTAGTGCCGACCTTCATCCGCCGCGTCGGGCATATCCGCGCTTTCGGCGTCTTCGCAGCGTTGCAAGCGGTGTTCACCATCAGCTTCGCGCTCACGTCGCTCGATTTCTGGGGCATTTCGCGCCTCGGCATGGGCTTCGCCGGCGCCGGCCACGCCATCTGCATCGAGAGCTGGATCAGCGGCCAGGCCAAGGCCGGCCAGCGCGGGCGCCTGTTCGGTTTCTACCAGATCCTCAACCGCCTGGCGCTGATCGGCTCGCAGATCGGCGTCGGCTATGTCTCGCTGCAGTCCCACGACATCTTCCTGCTGGCGAGCGCGACCTTCTCGATCGCGCTGATCCCGGTCGGCATGACCCGTGCCAAGGGACCTGAATCGGGTGAGGTCGTCTCGGTCCGGCTCAACACGATGTGGCAATACGCGCCTGCCTCGGTGATCGGCTGCCTCTATGTCGGCCTGATGGGCGGCGCGCTGACCAATATCGCACCGGCCTATGGCATTCTGATCGGCCTCGACCAGGCCTGGGCGATCCTGCTGACGGCCGGCATCCAGATCGGCGCGCTCGTGCTGCAGTGGCCGCTCGGCCTGCTGGCGGACCGCGTCGATAGCCGCAAGATCATGCTGAGCGCCACCGGGTCGGTCGTGCTCTGCACGCTGGCGCTGGGAGCCGTGCTCTGGTTCTCCGTTCCCCATACGCGCTTCTGGCTGTTCGGGCTCTTCGCCCTGATCGGCGCCGGCGCCATGCCGATCTACACGGTCGCCGTGGCACATGCCTATTTCCGGCTCGGCCGCGAACGCGCGCTCGGCCTCTCCGCGCAATTGCTCTTCCTCTGGGCGGTGGGCTCGGCGATCGGCCCCATGGTTGCCGCCGCCTTCATGCAGGCAGCCGGGCCGAACGGGCTCCTGGCCTATCTAGGCGTGCTTTCAGCGGCAGCCGCGGCCTATCTCGCCTTCCGCCTGCGGCGCAACCCGCCCTCGGCCAATCCGTTCGGCGAGCGCAAGCCGGCACCGCCGACCATTCCCGACGTCTCGCTCTCCGGGCGCCGGAGCCACGCCGAAGGCAAGTAGGCGGGAGACCGCCTATTTTGTCACGGCGTGACGGGTGGGCTTGGCCTTGAGCTTCAGCTCTTCGAGGTCCTGACGCTCGCGCGGCGTGTTGCGCATGAGCTGGTCTTTGCCGGGCCCGTACTGCACCGGCTGGTCGGCATCGACGCCGTACCAGGCTGCCGCCCGCAGCACGAAGGACGGATCGGCCAGATGCGGGCGCCCCAGCGCGACGAGATCGGCGCGGCCGGCAGCGATGATCGTGTTGACCTGGTCGGCGGTCGTGATGTTGCCGACGCACATGGTCGCGACCTCCGCCTCGTTGCGGATGCGGTCCGAGAACGGCGTCTGGAACATGCGACCATAGACCGGGCGCGATTCCCGCGCGGTCTGGCCGGTCGAGACGTCGACGAGATCGCAGCCCTCGGCACCAAAGGCCTCGGCGATCGCGACGGAATCAGCCGCCGAAAGGCCTCCCTCGACCCAGTCGGTCGCGGAGATGCGCACCGACATCGGCTTCTCGCGCGGCCAGACCTCGCGCAACGCCCGGAAGACCTCCAGTGGATAGCGCAGGCGGTTCTCGACCGAGCGGCCGTATTCGTCGGTGCGCTTGTTGGTCAATGGCGAGAGGAAGCTCGCCAGCAGATAGCCATGGGCACAGTGCAGCTCCAGCATGTCGAAGCCGGCGCGAATCCCCCGCTCGGCGGCGGCGGCGAACTCGGCCTTGACCCGGTCCATGTCGGCGCGGGTCATCTCGCGCGGCACCTGACTTTCCGGATAGTAGGGCAGCGGCGAGGCCGAGACGATCGGCCAGGCGCCTTCCGACAGCGGCCGATCCATGCCCTCCCACATCAGCTTGCTCGCCCCTTTACGCCCGGCATGGCCGAGCTGGAGGCAGATTTTTGCCGCTGAATGAGCGTGGACGAAGCCGACGATCCGCTTCCAGGCGACTTCCTGCTCGTCGTTCCAGAGGCCGGTGCAGCCGGGGGTGATGCGGGCGTCCGGCGCGACGCAAGTCATCTCGGTGAAGATCAAGCCGGGGCCGCCGATGGCGCGCGAGCCGTAATGCATCAGATGCCAGTCACCCGGCAGGCCGTCCTCGGCCGAGTACTGGCACATCGGCGAGAGCGTCATGCGGTTCTCGACCCGCATCTCGCGCAGCCTGAAAGGCTGGAAGGCCGGCGGCACGGGCGAGCCGTCCTTGCGGCGCTTCGCGAGATCGCCGAGGCCATCGGCGACGAGCCTGTCGACGGCCGTGACCATTTCCGGCGCGCGCAGGGCGAGATTGTCGTAGGTGATCGCCTTTGAGCGGGTCATCAGGCCGAAGGCGAAGCGCAGGGGCTCGAAATCCCAGAAGCGCTTCAGCTCCTCGAACCAGACCAGCGAGACATCGGCCGCGTGCTGGGTCTTCTCGACCTCCTCGCGGCGCTGCGTCTCGAACAGCTTGAGGCCGGCGGCGACATCGAGCCTCGCCTGCCCCATCGCCTTGTGCAGCGCGATGGCGTCCTCCATCGCGAGCTTCGTGCCGGAGCCGATCGAGAAATGCGCCGTCGCCTTGGCGTCGCCGATCAGCACGACGTTCTCGACCACCCAGTTGCGGCAGCGGATCATCGGGAAATTGCGCCAGAGCGAGCGGTTGGTGATGAGCTTGTGGCCTTCCAGCTCCGCGGCGAAGACGCCTTCGAGGAAAGCGGCCGATTGCGCCTCGTCCATCGCGCCGAGACCCGCCTTAGCGAAGGTTTCGGGGTCGGTCTCCAGCACCCATGTCGAGCGGCCGGCCTCGTACTGGTAGCAATGG
Protein-coding sequences here:
- a CDS encoding MFS transporter; this translates as MSQPAEPKTSSVAALGAIVSGALILQIASTIVNTVVPLKMALEQKAPLLIGLVGSAYSVGFLAGCFLVPTFIRRVGHIRAFGVFAALQAVFTISFALTSLDFWGISRLGMGFAGAGHAICIESWISGQAKAGQRGRLFGFYQILNRLALIGSQIGVGYVSLQSHDIFLLASATFSIALIPVGMTRAKGPESGEVVSVRLNTMWQYAPASVIGCLYVGLMGGALTNIAPAYGILIGLDQAWAILLTAGIQIGALVLQWPLGLLADRVDSRKIMLSATGSVVLCTLALGAVLWFSVPHTRFWLFGLFALIGAGAMPIYTVAVAHAYFRLGRERALGLSAQLLFLWAVGSAIGPMVAAAFMQAAGPNGLLAYLGVLSAAAAAYLAFRLRRNPPSANPFGERKPAPPTIPDVSLSGRRSHAEGK
- a CDS encoding tlde1 domain-containing protein, encoding MTYATYVREGGAPYVRSRRRRRPLLKGFLLALALGGGAMSGFWMLGQVAPSPDAGNPQSATARKASNARVAQQQAPAYSGLLDPALSAGKGASFVQGAPARAAFQPAAPSQSSLAAVASAEPALPLPPQPPVTLAEKAAPMPVPRPLDLLPKGEPQQLQPQQAQPRVAQPGTSRRNRTAAAAPTPEDNRNFFEKLFGVQKQAEPAGPALAYAAPQDDIIDRGRITRLSPSTGTPPRTAEAGTAIYDIAAKMVYMPNGERLEAHSGFGEMMDDVRYAHVRMKGVTPPHTYTLTEREALFHGVRAVRLNPVGGSGAIHGRTGLLAHTYLLGPRGDSNGCISFKDYDRFLQAFLRGEVKRIRVVASL
- the topA gene encoding type I DNA topoisomerase, which produces MKLLVVESPAKAKTINKYLGSDYEVIASFGHIRDLPAKDGSVEPDNDFSMKWEIEGRGAKQVAEIARAVKGAEKLILATDPDREGEAISWHVLEALNQKKVLKGIPVERVTFNAVTKDAVQKALANPRAIDQALVDAYLARRALDYLVGFTLSPVLWRKLPGARSAGRVQSVALRLVCDREREIEAFRAREYWSLVATLATTSGQTFEARLVGADGKKIARLDIGNEEEAKAFKAALETALFTVSEVEAKPVKRHPQPPFQTSTLQQEASRKLGLAPARTMQLAQRLYEGVDIGGETVGLITYMRTDGVDMDGSAIAAARRVIGKEFGEKYVPNAPRKYTVKAKNAQEAHEAIRPTDLGRLPAMVARQLEPEQAKLYELIWKRTIASQMESAEMERTTVDISAKVGARNLDLRASGQVVLFDGFLTLYQESRDDEEDEDSKKLPAMKAGDKLEKRAIAADQHFTEPPPRFSEASLVKRMEELGIGRPSTYAATLSTLRDREYVRIEKKRLVPEDKGMLVTAFLESFFKRYVEFDFTANLEENLDRVSNAEIDWKALLRAFWDEFQASIGETKDLRVGDVLEALNGILGDYIFPKKADGSDPRVCPTCGNGQLSLKLGKFGAFVGCSNYPECRYTRPLSVPAADGEASAEGGQGAPGVRILGTDPVTNLEVTLRDGRFGPYIQLGEGEKPKRSSLPKGMSPASVTLEKALALLSLPREVARHPESGEPILVGIGRFGPYVQHGKVYANIDKDDDVLELGANRAIDLIVAKESGGGRGRAAATPGRALGDHPAGGALEVKAGKYGPYVAWGKIFATLPKTMTAESITLEQAIELANAKAEAKGGKGKPKAAAGAAKAKAPAKKAAAKKTPAKKAAEAEPAAKKAPKAARG
- a CDS encoding bifunctional salicylyl-CoA 5-hydroxylase/oxidoreductase; translated protein: MRIAVVGGGPAGLYFALLMKRDWPELTVDVFERNQPDDTFGFGVVFSDQTLDTFKAADAQSYAAIRDNFAYWDDIEIRFKGDSYRVPGNGFCGCSRRSLLMLVQARARELGVNLHFGQEIADTEALKRDYDLVVGADGINSRIRENWRERFQPQTDLRPNHFTWMGSTRPFDAFTFFFKETEHGVFIAHCYQYEAGRSTWVLETDPETFAKAGLGAMDEAQSAAFLEGVFAAELEGHKLITNRSLWRNFPMIRCRNWVVENVVLIGDAKATAHFSIGSGTKLAMEDAIALHKAMGQARLDVAAGLKLFETQRREEVEKTQHAADVSLVWFEELKRFWDFEPLRFAFGLMTRSKAITYDNLALRAPEMVTAVDRLVADGLGDLAKRRKDGSPVPPAFQPFRLREMRVENRMTLSPMCQYSAEDGLPGDWHLMHYGSRAIGGPGLIFTEMTCVAPDARITPGCTGLWNDEQEVAWKRIVGFVHAHSAAKICLQLGHAGRKGASKLMWEGMDRPLSEGAWPIVSASPLPYYPESQVPREMTRADMDRVKAEFAAAAERGIRAGFDMLELHCAHGYLLASFLSPLTNKRTDEYGRSVENRLRYPLEVFRALREVWPREKPMSVRISATDWVEGGLSAADSVAIAEAFGAEGCDLVDVSTGQTARESRPVYGRMFQTPFSDRIRNEAEVATMCVGNITTADQVNTIIAAGRADLVALGRPHLADPSFVLRAAAWYGVDADQPVQYGPGKDQLMRNTPRERQDLEELKLKAKPTRHAVTK